A genomic window from Synergistaceae bacterium includes:
- the ispF gene encoding 2-C-methyl-D-erythritol 2,4-cyclodiphosphate synthase, with translation MVNKNKWSFIIVAAGTGSRLGGELKQFRLLGGKPLWRWSFDIALQLIPKNNELDIILVVPSNYLDEFQTNILTDNLPIRVVSGGSTRASSVRNALNAAYGSHVLIHDAARPFLTKEMCLSLMEECILNDAAIPLLELTDSLKTIVNDNISTIDRNIVYITQTPQAFKKERLAYILKKSTFQDTDEASTWINEGLKISTIKGEENNFKITTENDWKRAVLMTKQKGIVRVGHGYDVHKLVPNRKLILAGVQIEDSPLGLMAHSDGDVVFHAVMDSLLGAAGEPDIGTLFPAIDSKWKNANSGVMLKKVIDRLHLNHWRINWVDVTLIAQTPRLANKLNEFKASLFFYLKELESDMNVNMKLKSPEECGSVGRSECIICHAIATISKI, from the coding sequence ATGGTAAATAAAAACAAATGGTCATTTATAATAGTTGCAGCTGGTACCGGTAGTCGTTTAGGTGGAGAGTTAAAACAATTTCGATTACTTGGAGGAAAACCTCTTTGGAGGTGGTCTTTTGATATTGCGCTACAACTTATTCCGAAAAATAACGAACTTGATATAATTCTAGTTGTACCTTCAAATTATTTAGATGAATTCCAAACGAACATACTAACTGATAATTTACCTATAAGAGTAGTATCGGGGGGAAGTACTCGTGCATCCTCTGTGCGTAATGCACTTAATGCAGCATATGGTTCACATGTATTAATTCACGATGCAGCACGGCCCTTTTTAACAAAAGAAATGTGTTTAAGCTTAATGGAAGAGTGCATATTGAACGATGCAGCAATCCCTCTATTAGAACTGACAGATTCACTAAAAACAATCGTAAACGATAATATTAGTACCATTGATAGAAACATAGTTTATATAACACAAACACCACAAGCGTTTAAAAAAGAAAGATTAGCTTATATTCTTAAAAAATCAACTTTTCAGGATACTGATGAAGCCAGTACATGGATAAACGAAGGATTAAAGATTTCAACTATTAAAGGCGAAGAAAATAATTTTAAAATAACAACAGAAAATGACTGGAAAAGGGCTGTTTTAATGACTAAGCAAAAAGGAATTGTACGTGTAGGACACGGATATGATGTTCATAAACTTGTCCCTAATCGTAAATTAATTCTAGCGGGAGTACAAATTGAAGATTCGCCATTAGGATTGATGGCACATTCGGACGGAGACGTAGTATTTCATGCTGTTATGGATTCTTTACTGGGCGCAGCGGGAGAGCCAGACATTGGTACCTTATTTCCGGCAATTGATTCAAAGTGGAAAAATGCAAATAGCGGAGTAATGCTCAAAAAAGTTATTGATAGATTGCATTTAAATCATTGGAGAATCAATTGGGTAGATGTTACTCTCATTGCACAAACCCCAAGGCTCGCAAATAAACTTAATGAATTTAAGGCTTCTTTATTTTTTTATTTGAAAGAATTAGAATCAGACATGAATGTAAATATGAAGTTAAAGTCACCAGAGGAATGTGGCAGTGTGGGTAGATCTGAATGTATTATATGTCACGCAATAGCAACTATATCTAAAATATGA
- a CDS encoding TRAM domain-containing protein: MFDSFHHTLLTAFILILFITLGILLTPLLFRLSSFFLNKLEVKNSLLHSDHNDLKRIDFSNHCVTTFKKDHSPSKILDTSAIIDGRILDVALTGFLEGSIVLPRFILTELQRIADSTDPLRRTKGRRGMTVVTELQKLKTIKIEISETKLQDLERENVDDALVALAKKIKAKIITTDYNLSQIAQIEGVSVLNVNDLTNSLKPILLPGENVEVEILRAGKENQQGIGYLNDGTMLVVEDGYKHIGERVKITVTSILQTSAGRMVFGRIEI; the protein is encoded by the coding sequence ATGTTCGATTCATTTCACCACACATTACTTACAGCTTTTATATTAATCTTATTTATAACCTTGGGTATACTTCTTACACCTCTCTTATTTAGGCTTAGTAGTTTTTTTTTAAATAAGCTTGAAGTAAAAAATAGCCTGTTACATAGCGACCATAATGATTTGAAACGGATTGATTTTTCAAATCATTGTGTTACAACTTTTAAAAAAGATCATTCACCATCCAAAATTCTTGATACAAGTGCAATAATAGACGGAAGAATTCTTGATGTAGCACTAACCGGCTTTTTAGAAGGCAGCATTGTTCTTCCAAGATTTATCTTGACTGAACTACAAAGGATAGCTGATTCTACAGATCCATTAAGACGAACTAAGGGTAGGCGAGGCATGACCGTCGTTACTGAATTACAAAAATTAAAAACAATAAAAATAGAGATATCAGAAACAAAGCTACAAGACTTAGAAAGAGAAAACGTTGACGATGCTTTAGTTGCTCTTGCAAAAAAAATAAAGGCTAAAATTATCACTACTGACTATAACCTTAGCCAAATAGCCCAAATTGAGGGAGTCTCAGTTCTCAACGTAAATGATCTTACAAATTCATTAAAACCTATTTTATTGCCCGGAGAAAATGTAGAAGTAGAAATTTTAAGAGCTGGTAAAGAAAATCAACAGGGCATAGGATACCTTAATGATGGGACGATGCTTGTGGTTGAGGACGGCTATAAACATATAGGTGAACGTGTAAAAATCACAGTAACTTCAATCCTACAAACCTCTGCCGGAAGAATGGTTTTTGGACGAATAGAAATATAA
- the recR gene encoding recombination protein RecR: protein MSLPSSVQKLIKLWSKLPGIGEKSARRMVFYVLRHDTNWIEDFASSLINLAKEVSHCSECGNITDINPCSICRDETRNRSCICVVETDEDCVAIEQAGIFTGLYHVLGGQSSPLEDKEIPIESLQKLRRRINELKIQELILATSPRVEGDLTAFAVQDALKDLPIKISRLSYGLPVGGSIGFADRVTLHMALESRKEML, encoded by the coding sequence TTGTCATTACCTAGTTCTGTGCAAAAATTAATAAAACTTTGGAGCAAGCTGCCTGGAATAGGTGAGAAGTCAGCAAGACGTATGGTTTTTTACGTTTTAAGACACGATACTAATTGGATTGAAGATTTTGCTAGTAGCTTAATTAATCTTGCTAAAGAAGTTTCTCACTGTTCTGAATGTGGAAATATAACTGATATTAACCCTTGTTCTATATGTAGAGATGAAACAAGAAATAGAAGCTGTATCTGTGTTGTAGAAACAGATGAAGACTGCGTTGCTATTGAACAAGCAGGCATTTTTACTGGGCTCTATCATGTTTTAGGAGGACAGAGCTCTCCTTTAGAAGATAAAGAAATACCAATTGAAAGTTTACAAAAACTTCGAAGAAGAATAAATGAACTTAAAATTCAAGAATTAATTTTAGCTACATCTCCAAGAGTCGAGGGCGATTTAACTGCATTTGCGGTACAAGACGCACTGAAAGATTTGCCCATTAAAATATCTAGACTTTCTTATGGCCTTCCCGTTGGCGGTAGCATTGGTTTTGCTGACAGAGTAACGTTACATATGGCATTAGAATCTAGAAAAGAAATGTTATAG
- a CDS encoding YbaB/EbfC family nucleoid-associated protein: protein MKMDKLLKQAKILQEQMDKMQKELSQKIIIGEAGGGMVKIEMNGNGEALSVSISPEVVNSDDIEMLEDLVLAALKDAILKKEDISNKNINSISQNFGDLPNWI from the coding sequence ATGAAAATGGATAAACTTTTAAAACAAGCAAAAATTTTACAAGAACAAATGGATAAAATGCAAAAAGAGCTTTCGCAAAAAATTATAATAGGGGAAGCTGGGGGTGGCATGGTAAAAATAGAAATGAATGGCAACGGAGAAGCCTTATCTGTCTCCATATCCCCCGAAGTAGTAAATTCAGATGATATAGAAATGTTAGAAGATTTAGTTCTTGCTGCTTTAAAAGATGCAATCTTAAAAAAAGAAGATATTTCTAATAAAAACATTAATTCAATCTCCCAAAATTTTGGAGATTTACCTAACTGGATATAA
- a CDS encoding WecB/TagA/CpsF family glycosyltransferase produces the protein MYNDLYLTNIGMVLFVAVLCIFIQKFFKKYLESDQYYYLKDITLIAAWALCGIWAPDGPLRVTIAAGVVAACVGFCQKVSRGKNLRFLYFFVGLGFSLLGPRIAFVEFSQGEYYYLSYFLSILISTLWLGIFPVFFQELDENPGMAGVLLTVSWTLISAVILFSSNNLLDVSQICITGLIFLIVFWNRHIHPYRRLTEPLTALWGTLFAGISIFGVSKGITFYNLAFIPLGFFALPILETLLSVISASFSANPTGNFIFYRKLIKSNKDHVTSISIVSRICCFTAIIVALIQSNMYILFLLFVSSVFILTVINVYFNLEYRVNLKEYNRRPQIWGITIDNISLNYAITQVQHWITSKCAPKMIVTPDALAALRSRKDKKYRNIIKEAELVLPDGFGLITALRILGNRIQERIPGCEFTEHLCQRAAFEGWGIWLLGGKPGVAQKAAESLTQKFPGIIISGLQDGFFKDEESEKICNEIANSNAKILLVGLGVPKQEYWLNDWLYKTNAALGIGVGGTLDILAGNLKRAPKIWQKLGLEWLYRLKQEPWRWKRVIKLPLFLFFVLLTALHIDIYKDEN, from the coding sequence ATGTATAACGACTTATATTTAACGAATATAGGTATGGTTTTATTTGTCGCTGTTCTTTGTATTTTTATACAAAAGTTTTTTAAAAAATATCTCGAAAGCGACCAGTACTATTATTTAAAAGATATAACGTTAATTGCAGCTTGGGCACTTTGTGGGATTTGGGCTCCAGATGGCCCTCTACGAGTTACCATAGCTGCAGGTGTTGTTGCTGCATGTGTTGGTTTTTGTCAAAAAGTATCAAGAGGCAAAAACTTACGTTTTCTTTACTTTTTTGTCGGATTAGGTTTTTCTCTTTTGGGACCACGTATAGCTTTTGTTGAATTTTCTCAAGGGGAGTATTACTACCTATCTTATTTTCTATCTATTTTAATTAGCACATTATGGCTCGGTATTTTCCCAGTTTTTTTTCAAGAATTAGATGAAAACCCAGGTATGGCGGGGGTACTTCTTACTGTTAGCTGGACCCTTATTTCAGCAGTAATATTATTTTCTTCAAACAACTTGCTGGATGTTTCGCAGATATGCATTACAGGTCTTATTTTTTTAATCGTTTTTTGGAATAGACATATACATCCTTATAGAAGGTTAACAGAGCCATTAACCGCTCTTTGGGGCACTCTTTTCGCAGGCATATCAATATTCGGAGTAAGTAAAGGCATTACATTTTATAACCTTGCATTTATTCCACTAGGATTCTTTGCTCTTCCCATACTAGAAACATTGTTAAGTGTTATTAGTGCTTCCTTTTCTGCTAATCCTACCGGAAATTTTATTTTTTATAGGAAACTAATTAAGTCTAATAAAGATCATGTAACAAGTATATCTATTGTTTCTAGAATTTGTTGTTTTACAGCCATAATTGTGGCTTTAATTCAATCAAATATGTATATATTATTTTTGCTTTTTGTTTCTAGTGTCTTTATTTTAACTGTAATCAACGTTTATTTTAATTTAGAATATAGAGTCAATTTAAAGGAATATAATAGACGACCTCAAATATGGGGGATAACTATAGACAATATATCTCTCAATTATGCCATAACACAAGTTCAACATTGGATTACATCGAAATGTGCTCCAAAGATGATAGTCACTCCTGACGCTCTTGCAGCACTTCGCAGCAGGAAAGACAAAAAGTACCGAAATATTATAAAAGAAGCTGAATTAGTCTTACCTGATGGATTTGGCTTAATAACAGCGTTAAGAATATTAGGCAATAGAATTCAAGAAAGAATTCCAGGTTGCGAATTTACGGAACATTTATGCCAACGTGCAGCTTTTGAAGGATGGGGCATTTGGTTGCTCGGTGGCAAACCAGGCGTTGCTCAGAAAGCAGCTGAATCACTGACACAAAAATTTCCTGGAATTATTATTTCAGGATTACAGGACGGATTCTTTAAAGATGAAGAATCTGAGAAAATTTGTAACGAAATTGCTAATAGCAACGCAAAAATACTTCTTGTCGGATTAGGAGTACCTAAACAAGAGTATTGGCTTAATGATTGGCTTTATAAAACAAATGCAGCACTTGGAATAGGTGTTGGCGGAACTCTAGATATTTTAGCTGGAAATTTAAAAAGAGCCCCAAAAATTTGGCAAAAATTAGGGTTAGAATGGTTGTATAGACTAAAACAGGAACCATGGCGCTGGAAACGAGTTATAAAGCTCCCTTTATTTCTTTTTTTCGTGCTTTTAACTGCTCTACATATTGATATATATAAAGACGAAAATTAG
- the serS gene encoding serine--tRNA ligase yields MLDQKWIREHTDDVATLLQNRNDYNFPLAKYIELDSQRKKILSEVEVLKEKRNIGAKKIANLKKEGEHPQPLIDEMRELGEEVKGLDERASDVQRALDDLALRIPNKIHDSVPIGKDETFNLEIRKFGTPKQFNFQPKPHWEICEPLGLMDFERGVKIAESRFTVMFAEGARLVRGLINFMLDLHTKKHAFTEVMPPILVNTKTMTGTGQLPKFSEDLYRCVNDDLWLIPTAEVPLTNLYANEILNEADLPRYLCAYTPCFRREAGSYGRDMRGMIRQHQFDKVELVKLTSPETSYQELEHLTKCAEEVLKLLDIPYRVVCLSSGDIGFGASKTYDIEVWLPSQNNYREISSCSNCEDFQARRMNIKYRPIKGTKTRFVHTLNGSGVAIGRCLIAIVENYQNEDGSITVPKALRSYVDGLEKIG; encoded by the coding sequence ATGCTCGATCAGAAGTGGATACGGGAACATACTGACGATGTTGCAACCTTATTACAAAACCGAAATGATTACAATTTCCCTCTGGCCAAGTATATAGAGTTAGACTCACAACGAAAAAAGATTCTATCTGAAGTAGAAGTTTTAAAAGAGAAACGTAATATAGGGGCTAAAAAAATAGCTAATCTTAAAAAAGAAGGCGAGCATCCGCAGCCCCTTATAGATGAAATGAGGGAACTAGGGGAAGAAGTAAAAGGTCTTGATGAGAGGGCCTCTGATGTACAACGAGCACTCGATGATTTAGCTTTAAGAATTCCTAATAAAATACACGATTCAGTGCCAATAGGTAAAGATGAAACTTTTAACTTAGAGATTAGAAAATTTGGCACTCCTAAGCAATTTAATTTTCAACCTAAGCCGCATTGGGAAATATGTGAACCTCTAGGGTTAATGGATTTCGAAAGAGGTGTAAAAATAGCTGAAAGCCGGTTTACTGTCATGTTTGCAGAAGGTGCAAGGCTTGTAAGAGGCTTAATAAATTTTATGCTTGACCTACATACAAAAAAACACGCATTTACAGAAGTAATGCCACCTATATTGGTAAATACTAAAACTATGACTGGTACGGGGCAATTACCTAAGTTTTCAGAAGATTTATATCGGTGTGTAAATGACGATTTATGGTTGATTCCAACAGCAGAAGTCCCGCTAACTAACCTTTATGCAAACGAAATACTAAATGAAGCAGATTTGCCAAGGTACTTATGTGCATATACACCATGCTTTCGCAGAGAAGCAGGTAGTTATGGGCGCGATATGAGAGGAATGATACGTCAACATCAATTTGATAAGGTTGAATTAGTAAAATTAACATCTCCAGAAACAAGCTATCAAGAACTTGAACATCTCACAAAATGTGCAGAAGAAGTTTTGAAACTTCTTGACATACCATATAGAGTGGTATGTCTCAGCTCAGGAGACATTGGTTTTGGTGCATCGAAAACTTACGATATTGAAGTTTGGCTGCCAAGTCAAAATAATTATAGAGAAATAAGTTCTTGCAGTAATTGTGAAGATTTCCAAGCACGTAGGATGAACATAAAGTATAGACCTATAAAAGGGACTAAAACCCGTTTTGTTCACACGCTAAATGGCTCAGGTGTTGCAATAGGAAGATGTTTGATTGCCATAGTGGAGAATTATCAAAATGAAGATGGAAGCATAACTGTTCCAAAAGCACTTCGTTCATATGTTGATGGACTAGAAAAAATAGGCTAA
- a CDS encoding 6,7-dimethyl-8-ribityllumazine synthase codes for MRVIEGKMIGTGLRFAIIASRFNELITSKLIEGAKDALVRHDVKHQDIDLFWTPGAWEQPLIAKEIALTGKYDAIIALGAVIKGDTSHNEYIANETAKGLALIALEQKIPVTFGVITCDTLEQALMRSGSKAGNKGAESALAALEAANVLKETRSLIEGCNK; via the coding sequence ATGAGAGTTATAGAAGGCAAAATGATAGGAACAGGCCTAAGGTTTGCAATAATAGCTTCGCGTTTCAATGAACTTATTACTAGCAAACTAATTGAAGGTGCTAAAGATGCTCTTGTACGTCACGACGTTAAACACCAAGACATTGATCTTTTCTGGACACCCGGAGCATGGGAACAACCCTTAATAGCAAAAGAAATAGCATTAACTGGCAAATATGACGCCATTATTGCATTAGGGGCTGTCATAAAAGGAGATACGTCACACAACGAATATATTGCAAATGAAACGGCTAAGGGACTAGCGCTGATAGCTTTAGAGCAAAAAATACCAGTTACATTTGGGGTCATAACTTGTGATACCCTTGAACAGGCTCTAATGAGGTCGGGGAGTAAAGCGGGAAATAAAGGTGCGGAGAGTGCGCTCGCTGCACTAGAAGCTGCAAATGTTTTAAAGGAAACCCGATCTTTAATTGAAGGATGTAATAAGTAA
- a CDS encoding bifunctional 3,4-dihydroxy-2-butanone-4-phosphate synthase/GTP cyclohydrolase II, with product MFNTIEEAISDIKNGKMIIIVDDENRENEGDLVMAAECCQAADINFMVKFARGLVCVPIAAKHAERLDLSSMVKNNTDKYGTDFTISVDDKNSKTGISAFERASTARILANPNSKPSDFRRPGHIFPLIANRGGVLKRAGHTEASTDLVRMAGLFEAAVICEIMNDDGTMARLPQLEKFAEENDLKIISIENLIKYRITKEKFVKKEVSIKLPTIWGNFVCHAYTNPYGNNTEAIHLALVKGDIKNNKNAVLVRVHSECLTGDLLGSLRCDCGPQLHTAMKMIEEVGCGVLLYMRQEGRGIGLLPKLKAYELQEQGLDTVEANEALGFPPDLRDYGVGAQILVDLGLSKIKLLTNNPVKIKGLAGYGLEITERVPIEIPANQYNEKYINTKICKMGHFYKTAPINNDNKNI from the coding sequence ATGTTTAATACGATAGAAGAAGCTATAAGTGATATAAAAAATGGAAAAATGATTATTATCGTTGATGATGAGAACAGGGAAAACGAAGGAGACCTTGTTATGGCTGCTGAATGCTGCCAGGCTGCAGACATTAACTTTATGGTTAAGTTTGCCAGGGGACTGGTCTGTGTTCCGATTGCTGCTAAACATGCAGAAAGATTAGATTTAAGTTCTATGGTGAAAAATAACACAGACAAATATGGCACCGATTTTACAATATCAGTAGATGACAAAAATAGCAAAACAGGCATATCAGCTTTTGAAAGAGCTTCAACTGCAAGAATACTAGCTAATCCTAACTCAAAACCCAGTGATTTTCGAAGGCCTGGACATATTTTTCCACTTATAGCAAATAGAGGCGGGGTTTTAAAAAGAGCAGGTCATACAGAAGCTTCCACTGATTTGGTCAGAATGGCGGGACTGTTTGAAGCTGCTGTAATATGTGAAATTATGAATGACGACGGAACTATGGCTCGACTACCGCAGCTGGAAAAGTTTGCAGAAGAAAATGATTTAAAAATAATCTCTATAGAAAATCTCATAAAATATAGAATAACAAAAGAAAAATTTGTAAAAAAAGAGGTTTCAATAAAACTTCCTACAATATGGGGAAATTTTGTCTGTCACGCCTATACAAACCCATACGGAAACAATACAGAAGCCATACACCTAGCTCTTGTAAAGGGTGATATAAAAAATAATAAAAACGCAGTATTAGTACGAGTACATTCTGAGTGTCTTACCGGAGATTTACTAGGATCTCTTCGATGTGATTGTGGACCTCAGTTACATACTGCTATGAAAATGATAGAAGAAGTTGGATGTGGCGTACTTTTATATATGAGACAAGAAGGGCGTGGAATAGGGTTACTTCCAAAATTAAAAGCTTATGAATTACAAGAACAAGGGTTAGATACAGTTGAAGCAAATGAAGCACTAGGATTCCCTCCTGATCTCAGAGATTATGGTGTAGGAGCCCAAATACTTGTTGATTTGGGGTTAAGTAAAATTAAATTACTTACAAATAATCCCGTAAAAATAAAAGGCCTTGCTGGTTATGGACTTGAGATAACAGAACGAGTTCCTATTGAGATTCCAGCTAATCAGTATAATGAAAAATATATAAATACAAAGATTTGTAAAATGGGACACTTTTATAAAACTGCCCCAATTAACAATGATAACAAAAATATTTAA
- a CDS encoding riboflavin synthase: MFTGIIETVGIVNLTQQKNDVLLLGISAPKISNELKRGDSVSIDGACSTVVNKDITSFYVEIMKETLIRTNFGELTHGSRVNLERAMRLNMRLDGHFVSGHVDGTAKVSKIESYGKTKKYTFTVSEKKMLEEIIPKGSIAINGISLTVIEIENNNFTVGLIPTTLTDTTFLSLKNGDTVNIETDMLGKYVLRYLKMKKSDKNEMSENDSLTWDELENYGWI; the protein is encoded by the coding sequence ATGTTCACCGGAATTATAGAAACTGTTGGTATTGTTAATTTGACTCAACAGAAAAATGACGTTTTATTATTAGGAATAAGTGCACCCAAAATATCGAACGAACTCAAAAGAGGCGACTCTGTATCTATAGATGGGGCTTGTAGTACTGTTGTAAACAAAGATATTACGTCTTTTTATGTCGAGATAATGAAAGAGACTCTTATTCGTACTAATTTTGGTGAACTAACGCATGGTTCGCGTGTAAATCTTGAACGAGCTATGCGCTTAAATATGCGCTTAGATGGGCATTTTGTATCAGGGCATGTGGATGGAACCGCAAAGGTTTCAAAAATTGAATCTTATGGAAAGACAAAGAAATACACCTTTACGGTATCTGAAAAAAAAATGCTGGAAGAAATTATACCTAAGGGTTCTATTGCAATTAATGGAATAAGTCTAACAGTAATAGAAATAGAAAATAATAATTTTACAGTTGGACTCATACCAACGACACTAACTGACACAACTTTTTTGTCTTTGAAGAATGGAGATACAGTAAATATTGAAACTGATATGTTAGGTAAGTATGTGCTAAGATATTTAAAAATGAAAAAATCAGATAAAAACGAGATGTCAGAAAACGATTCTCTTACATGGGATGAACTTGAAAATTATGGTTGGATATAG
- the ribD gene encoding bifunctional diaminohydroxyphosphoribosylaminopyrimidine deaminase/5-amino-6-(5-phosphoribosylamino)uracil reductase RibD, which produces MASFKQKEIDEFYMKIAIDLANIGTSTTSPNPKVGCVIVRDGKIIGQGSHLIFGEAHAEVNALINAKNDIKNSTVYITLEPCSHQGKTPACAKMLIEKNVSRVVVGMIDPNPMVNTQGLKMLQKKGIDVTTGILEKECRWLNRGFLRSIKLKRPWVTIKVAMSIDGKIALSDGSSKWITTATSRQKVHILRSENDAILTGVGTILADNPELTVRLVQGNSPIKVIIDRELKTPLEANIFKEGKILIFTSKKAPIKKIKQFKSRGVCIEIIDSSPENQIKLILNKLCEYGINYLLVEAGAKITSAFLSAKLVDEVSLFISPKFMGKGLSFTEHLLISDMSQSIRLKEVEYHNIGEDILLEGVLECSPEL; this is translated from the coding sequence ATGGCGTCGTTTAAACAAAAAGAAATAGATGAATTTTATATGAAGATTGCTATTGATTTAGCAAATATAGGAACAAGCACAACCAGTCCTAATCCTAAAGTTGGCTGTGTCATAGTACGCGATGGAAAAATAATAGGACAAGGGTCACATCTTATTTTTGGTGAAGCACATGCAGAAGTAAATGCATTAATAAACGCAAAAAACGATATAAAAAATTCTACAGTATATATAACCTTAGAACCCTGTTCACACCAGGGCAAAACACCTGCATGTGCTAAAATGCTTATAGAGAAAAATGTATCTAGGGTTGTTGTTGGCATGATAGACCCTAACCCTATGGTTAATACACAAGGATTAAAAATGTTACAAAAAAAGGGCATTGATGTTACAACTGGTATTTTAGAAAAAGAGTGTCGTTGGCTGAACAGAGGCTTCCTTCGTTCAATTAAACTTAAAAGACCTTGGGTAACAATTAAAGTTGCGATGTCGATTGACGGGAAAATAGCACTTTCAGACGGCTCAAGTAAATGGATAACTACAGCTACATCAAGACAAAAAGTGCACATCCTAAGATCTGAAAACGATGCCATCCTAACAGGCGTTGGTACAATTTTAGCCGATAATCCTGAATTAACTGTTCGCTTGGTACAAGGGAACAGCCCGATAAAAGTAATAATTGATAGGGAGTTAAAAACACCCTTAGAAGCTAACATTTTTAAAGAAGGAAAAATTTTGATTTTCACATCTAAAAAAGCACCTATAAAAAAAATTAAACAATTCAAATCTCGTGGCGTTTGTATAGAAATAATTGATTCAAGTCCCGAAAATCAAATAAAATTAATTTTAAATAAATTATGTGAATATGGTATAAACTATTTGTTAGTTGAGGCTGGAGCTAAGATAACTAGTGCTTTTTTATCTGCAAAATTAGTAGATGAAGTTTCATTGTTTATATCTCCTAAATTTATGGGTAAAGGTTTAAGTTTTACGGAACACCTTTTAATTTCAGATATGTCGCAATCCATAAGGCTAAAAGAGGTAGAATATCACAATATAGGCGAAGATATTTTACTAGAAGGAGTGCTTGAATGTTCACCGGAATTATAG